Below is a window of Halomonas sp. Bachu 37 DNA.
CGGCTCCCGGCCGGCTGCAAGTGATCTTGCGCTATTGTCTGACGCTCCCCTTCATCAGCATGCTGTTGTGGCTGACCTCCCTGTGGGGTGGCTTCAGCCCCAGCCTGCTCGGCTGGCTGGCTGGCATTGTTGCCATTCCCGTGGCGTTGCCCGTCGAGCGAAGCCTGCGCGGCTGGCTGGCCCGCCGCCGCGAGCGCCGTCGGGAGGCTCAACGCGTGGCCGAGACGCAAAAGCGCCGTGCCCAGGAGGAACGCAAGGCTCATGAAGCCGGAGTGACGGTACTCGATCCGGCACGCCCGCCCGCGGGAGCCGATGACCTCGTGCTGGCCATGTGTCGAGCCAAGCAGGACCTGCTCGACGTCAACCGTCCTGACATGGCGATTCTCGCGGACCGCCTCTACAGCCGCTACCACCATGTGTTGGGGGTGCTGAGCGGTCGATTCCACACGGGAGAGCTGGCCTTCGAGCGCTCGCGCGGCTTGGTGGCCGAGGTCTGTCTTGGAGCGGTGGATACGCTGACCAGCATGGCGAACCAGGCGCGAGGGGTGGTCAACGTGGATGGCCAATACGTGCGGAGCCGCCTGGCTCGAAAGGACAGGCGGTTGAGCGAGGAGGAGCGCGCCGCCCTGGTGCGCCGCCTGGACCTGCTGGTGGAGACCGAACACCGGCTGAACGAACTCTCCGCCCGTATCGAATCGGCCCTGACCGTGCTCGACGACACCGCCGTTTCCATGGCGCGCATCGAGACGGCACGCCCCCAGGCCTCGGTCACTACCGAGAAGGCGCTAGAGGACCTGCGCCGCTTCGTCGAGGGTGCCGATCGCTACGCGCGCAAGAAGTAAGCGGGTGGCCTTTGATACAGTACGATTTTCACGACGGTGTTTATCAAGAAGGAGAGGCCCATGAATCAGCAATCCGATGACAACCGTCGCCTGTCCCTGCCGCCAGTGGACGAGATCGCCGACCAGTTGGGAACGCGCCAGGACGATTCGACCGGCCCTGACGAGCGGGATATCGACCCCGAACTCGAGGCCATGGCAGACCGCTTCGTTGAGGATATCCTCGCCGCGAATGACGACGCAGCGGCGGTTCGCCAGCGCCGCGCCGTGGACGAGATGGGGCTTGAGCTTCAGCAGCAGGCCGCCCATCGCAGCGCCATGCTGCAGACACCGCTACGCAAGCTGGCCCACCAGGGCGACGAGGGCGGACCGGTCGCCAAGGCACTGGCCGATCTGCGCGGGCGCATGGCAGGGCTCGACCCCGCTCGCCATCGCCTGGCGCCGAGCGCGCTGGATCGTGTCATGGCGATCATTCCCGGCGTCGACAGCCGCCTGCAACGCTACTTTCGCAAGTTCGAGAACGCCCAGCAGGCGCTGGACGCGATCATCGCGGATCTGGAAGGCGGTCGCGATATGCTGCATCGTGACAACCTCACGCTGAGCGATGATCAGCAGGCCCTGAATGAGATTCTGCGCGAGCTTAACCGCCAGATCGCCCTGGGCCGCTTGATCGATCGCCGCCTGCAGGACGAGATCGCCGCTCGCGATGCCGATGATCCGCGGCGCCACTTCCTCGAAGAAGAACTGCTCTTTCCTCTGCGTCAGCGCATCGTCGATCTACAACAGCAACTGGCGGTGAGCCAGCAGGGCGTGCTGGCGCTGGAAGTCATCATCCGCAACAACCGGGAACTGATGCGCGGCGTGGACCGGGCCATCAACGTCACCGTCTCGGCGCTGACCGTGGCGGTGACCGTGGCCATGGCGATGGCCAACCAGCGCCTGGTGCTGGATCGCATCGAAGGTCTCAATGCCACCACGTCGCAGATGATCGGCGGCACCGCCAAGGCCCTGCGCCAGCAGGGGGTGGATATCCAGAAACGCGCTTCCGGAGCGATGCTCGACATGCAGGTGCTCGAGGAGGCCTTCGGCGAGGTGATGGGCGCGATCGATGATCTCTCGACCTACCGTCAGCAAGCCCTGCCCCGGCTGGACGAGCAGATCGAGCGGCTGGCGAGCCTAGCCAGACAGGGGGATGCCTCCATCGAGCGCCTCCGCGAGGGTAGCGAGTCGCAACTGCAGGACGGTTACGTCGATAAACCAGCCCCCGGTAAGCGTTCCCCCGATTGATGGTTCAAGGCGC
It encodes the following:
- a CDS encoding cobyrinic acid a,c-diamide synthase, coding for MLGFLQGFSYGLFMTCLPWLLVGLFNPGLALPVAAPGRLQVILRYCLTLPFISMLLWLTSLWGGFSPSLLGWLAGIVAIPVALPVERSLRGWLARRRERRREAQRVAETQKRRAQEERKAHEAGVTVLDPARPPAGADDLVLAMCRAKQDLLDVNRPDMAILADRLYSRYHHVLGVLSGRFHTGELAFERSRGLVAEVCLGAVDTLTSMANQARGVVNVDGQYVRSRLARKDRRLSEEERAALVRRLDLLVETEHRLNELSARIESALTVLDDTAVSMARIETARPQASVTTEKALEDLRRFVEGADRYARKK
- a CDS encoding toxic anion resistance protein, translating into MNQQSDDNRRLSLPPVDEIADQLGTRQDDSTGPDERDIDPELEAMADRFVEDILAANDDAAAVRQRRAVDEMGLELQQQAAHRSAMLQTPLRKLAHQGDEGGPVAKALADLRGRMAGLDPARHRLAPSALDRVMAIIPGVDSRLQRYFRKFENAQQALDAIIADLEGGRDMLHRDNLTLSDDQQALNEILRELNRQIALGRLIDRRLQDEIAARDADDPRRHFLEEELLFPLRQRIVDLQQQLAVSQQGVLALEVIIRNNRELMRGVDRAINVTVSALTVAVTVAMAMANQRLVLDRIEGLNATTSQMIGGTAKALRQQGVDIQKRASGAMLDMQVLEEAFGEVMGAIDDLSTYRQQALPRLDEQIERLASLARQGDASIERLREGSESQLQDGYVDKPAPGKRSPD